A segment of the Manis javanica isolate MJ-LG chromosome 17, MJ_LKY, whole genome shotgun sequence genome:
CCTTGTGGAGGTGAGTCCCAGCGGCCTCAGGGGGCTTCCCTGGGCCATGGTTGGCATCAGTGACTCCAGAACACACCAGTCCTGCCACTCTGCAACCTCTAGGCCTCGCTTTTCACTGTTCGGACCGTTTGCTCATGGAGAGGCAGACCCTGCCTCCCTTGAACACCGTCCCGTGCAACTGGCCGCTCTCTGTGGATTATGTGTTGGTGGAGCCGGGCTACTCCTCCCTGTCATCTGAGGTCCCCTGCCaatgcccccagcccccacccaccccatcttCCTGGCCTACCTCTCTCCTCAGGACATTCTGGAATCAAAGAACACCACCATCAAGGACTTGCAGTACGAGCTGGCCAGGGTCTGCAAGGTATGAGGGTGCTCCTCCAACTGTCCCTCAGGGCTGCTCCCTCACCGCAGACTGCACCCGATTTATCCCTCTGAGGAGGGTGCCTGGACAGACTAGCCCAAGGCCCTTTGTGCCTGCCCAGGGTCCCATAGTCTGGGTCATATCCCTACCCATCTCCCCGTCTGATCCTTGCTTTCAGACCCCAGCAGTGACCTGGGGTGACTGGAGGGGGCCTCTTTTGCTCCCCAGACTAACACCCACTGCCCTCCAATCTGGAGAGTTAGGGTCTAACCTTCACCTTTTGTGCGTCTGTGAAAAGTGCACACCCTTTCCATGCCAGAAATCTGCCTCAGCACAGAGGCCGCCTGCCGGTGGGGGTGAGCAGTGAGTGCCTTGACCCTGCTGTCCTCTATCCCGTGAGCCCAAGGGGCCTGGGTCCTGCACCCAGGGCCCCTGGCTCCATCTCTGAGTTCACAGCTCCATCTGGGCTTTGCCTCTGGGGAGTGTGGACATGGTGCTACCTGCACATGCATCTGCCAAGAGCAGCCACCCCATGAGTGTGATTCAGATACACCTGTGATCCTTTGGGTGGATGTTACGGCCCAGAGTCCTGGGCCATGGGACTGGCAGTGCCTGGCACTGGCACTGGGCTCCATGGTGACCAGATATTCCTGGGTCTTCACTTGCCCTTAGGTGTGTGTCCCCTGATGCACAAAGTTGGGGCCATTTACTGGCATGTGCTGTTCTTGGGGCAATCTCCATAACCTGGTATCTGATCGCCAGGAGGTCCCTGTCCCACAGAAGGGCAGCAGCCAGGGCCTAGCCTCAAGCCCAGATAACCTTTTCCTGGCAGGGGTGAGGATAGTGAGGCCTTTTGGGCCTTTGCTCTGAGTCAAGCCAGTCTCCAAGCATTTCATTGCATCAACTCTTCAAACCCTTACAACGATACAATGAAAGTCAGTTTAAAAACATCCACTTTCCTGAGGGGGTCCAGAAACCTTGTTTGTGTTGGCCCTCCCAGTGCTGCTGCCAGACCTCAGCCTCTCTGGGACAGGTGCTCGGCTGGTGGTGCTTCTCTGGGGACAAGAAAGAGATGCCATTAGATAAGGCTGGGAGGGTCAGCGAGGGCTTGCATGTGCACACAGAAGGCCATGCCCAGGAAGTCAGGGATGATGGACCTGAAGGACAGCTGCTTGGCAAGGAGCCAGGAGTGGGCTCAGACCACAGCTCTGCCCCAAGTCTGCTCCTCCTGTCTGTTTCACCATCTGTGAAACAGGGATAATGGCAGCATCTCCTATCCTGGGCCACCTGAGTCCATGCACACAGAAGTGCTGAGGACCAGTCTGGTACAGAGTGAGCAGCTAGTAAAGGTCAGCTTGAGTGTTTTCCACTATCACCCACTCCAGCCCCCTCCATGCAGTCGAGTGTGCCTGAGTGAGGGTCAGCTTCAGCAttgccagcccctgcccctggcaaGCCACAGCTGAGGCCCTGCTCCCTCCTGACACTGCTCTGTCCCCACAGGCCCACAATGACCTGCTGCGCACCTATGAGGCGAAGCTTCTGGCCTTTGGGATCCCTCTGGACAACGTGGGCTTCAAGCCCCTGGAGACAGCTGTGATTGGGCAGACGCTAGGTCAGGGCCCCGCAGGACTCGTGGGCACCCCGACATAGCTCCCACCCGAGACCATTCCCTACATGACACTTTTCATGCACCAAGGGCAGCGTGTATGTGTTTTCAGATGTGTATTGTTGGCAAATGAAGGTTTCTTATGTTTGCTATGTGTTCAGGTGCATGGCTCTGGAGACGCATCCCAGGCCCACAACCCTGGCCACTTTCTTCCATGCTATCTATCCATCCTGTGTGCATGCCCACCCTTCTCCTCCCACATCCGGGCAGGGCACCACCAGCCGAGCTCTGCCCAGTGACTGCAGCAGCCTTGCAGAAGCCAGCACCAACTTTATTGACGCCTGAGTCATAGCGACCACTGGGAAATATGGGGCTCAACCGTCACACGCGAAGTTGACCTGATGTACCATGAGGAACACAGAGCCCggctgagggctgggggtggctCAATGGGCCGTGATGATGGGACTGGTGCTCGTGGGCCACTTGGCAGTCAGCCAGAGAGAAGGTGGCTTGGCCGCTAGCTCCCTCTGTAAGTGGTGTAGGACCATGGGCTCAGCAGCAGGGGTACGTGGAATCTGTGGGTCTCGTTTGTGATGGTGAAAACAACCTGAGAAGCAGAGAAGGCATTGGGAAGCAGTGAGGGGCCCGCATGTAGCATATAAGCAACCTGGCCCCAGTGTTCCAAGGGACAATTCAGCAGCCCAGCGTGGGCCAGGGAATGGAACAGAGAGGGGCAGAAGCCCCAAGGGCCATATGGGGCTGATGGTTGAGGACCGGAAAAGGTAAGGATCCCAAAGGGTCCACCTGTACAGGGTCAGGTGCACACCTCTGTCCACAGTGCCTGGGTTACCCTTAGCCCTGCCCCCACAGCCTcacccaggggcagggcagggacgcATAGGTTGTGGTAAAGTCCCCAGACACCTTTCTTCTGTGAGCTCAAAGCAGGGGAACTCCGCCTGCCACCACCCTGGGAGAAGCAGGAGGGGCGGGCCAGCCTGCCCATTGCAGGGCCTGGTGATTCACAGCCTCCGTCCCTGGCTCTCACCTCCACGTATGGGTAGAagctctcctgtcccctctttTTCCAGTAGCCCTCAGTGTCGAAGGACAGCTTGTAGGTGCCTGCCTTCATCTGGCCTGGTGGCAGGAGCCCTGGGCAGCGGCCATCTGAGTTGGTGTAGCTAGGGAGAGTCAGGGAGGGGTGAGGAGCCACCCTGCAGTGGCCTCAGATGCCCCCACAGCCTGACTTGGTCTTGGGTGAGCAGGGGTGGACAAGCCCTGCAGCAGGACAGTTCTAGGGCCTGGAGTTGTGGAGCAGTCCAGGGACAACACTGCTCTGTCTTAGGAAATCACAacacagagagggagaaaaggaaagagccaCCCACAGTCTGCCCCATAAGCAATAATCACTTTATAACTGGCATATATTCCTACAGATTTTCTCTGTGCACAAAAATTTGTTTACAAACAAACAGAATGAATGTTATATAACTATTCatcctgcatttttcttttaatatataatgaatgGCTTTCTGGGTCAATAACTGTACTTGGTCTCTCTTCCTCATGGTGGCCTGTCAACAGTATCTGAATATTTGGCAGGTTCTGAGAGCCTGTTGCTTTGCTTAGTTGCTTCCAGGAAAACCTCACGTTCCCACCACCCATAATTTCAAGTGTCTGTCTGTTCAGTGACTCCAAGACAGGCGTTTGCCAGCAGATTATGGTGGCTGGGAATGGATCTGTATGACACCCCCACCACTGGCCTCCATGTGTTCTTTCAAGACCAGAGCTGACCACTAAATGGGACCTGGACCCCCAGCTTTTGTGAGGACTTAACTGGGAGCGGATGAGCTCCATAGCCTCAGGTCCTGAACTGCTGgtgcccacccctcacccccacccccaggggaaGACTGCCTCTTCCAGAGGGCCAGCCAGATGCCACAAAGCCAGCTAGCCTGGGCccggggcagggccagggcctgcTAGGAGCAGAGGGCTGGCCGCCAGGCGCGGCGTCCCCGCTTGCACCTCGTCTCTTGCTGCTTCAGTCTCCCAGTCTGTAAAAGGGGCGGCTGTGGCGCCCGCCTACAGGGTGCAGAGAGGAGGGTTCAGCGCGCTGCCTCGCACGAGGCTCCCTTTCATTGGGGTGGCAGTCTGGGCTTCGGCCATGACGTCCCACCGTGGGCTTTACCCAACCCAGCGCTTCAGGGAATCGGAGACTCtggctccagccccagctgcatTGTTGGTGTGGGGCTGGCTGCACCGGCATGTTCTGTGGCCCTGACCTGGCATTTCACCTACACAGCCTGGTGAAATAGGCTCCTACAGTCAGTCAGGGAGTGCATGCCCTAAGGCAGAGGGGAATCAAACTGCCAGGTGGTCAGCAGTCAGCCCAGCTATCAGCCCTCAGCGCCCATACTTGCCAGCCGTCAGATCCTTCACCCTGGCCTGTCACAGGCAGGGACTCAGGAGGGGCCCTGGGCTTGTGGGAGGTGGTCTGGACTCCTGGCCTGCCCCAGACCTCCCTCCTACCTTCTCCTCAGCTCCGTCCACTGCTTGCCATGCTCCTCAAGCCTGGACAGATGGAGGCAGAGGCCCTGGGCCGGGAGCCCGGAGGCAGTGTCCAGCACGTGCGTGGTCAGTGGGCTGCTGAGCGACTCCATCCCTGTGCCCTGGGCCATGAGAGAAGGGCAGGGCTGAGAGGGTGGGCCCAGCCTCTGTGTACCAGCTGCCCTGCGGTGAGGCAGCGACCTTTGAGTTAACAGCCCCAGAGGACAGAGTCCCAAACTGCCCTTGGACCCTGGGGTGGGTGTTGGAATTGCTGAGTCAGCCCCATGAGTCGGTGGTATTAACACTGAATACAATGCTCCCCGACCTCAAAATTGCCGACCAGctccctgctcctgcccataCTAGGgcacccctcccctccacccagccACGAAGGGCATCTCCGGAACAGAGGCCTCCCCTCTCAGCACCTTCTTCCAGCCAGTCACTGCTGGCTGTGGGAGGGTCCTCGTTCTCCCCGAAACCCAGCTCTGTCCCCACGCGAACTTTAGCCCCAGGCAGACAAGGGGACAGGATCCCTGCGTCCGGACCTGCCCCTACCTCCGGGGAGCCCAGGTGTCCGTGGAGCGCCCGCAGCCGCGAAGCGGCCCCCGAGCTCATGCCAGGCCGGTCTCGGGACCGCGCGAGGTGGCCAGAGGACCCTCCACGCCCGCCACAACCAGGTTGGGCGCGGTGCGGGGCGCAGGACCCTCCCGGGGCCGGCCCCCGACCGTGGCACCCCCCTGGGCCCAGGGCCCACGTGTCTGACCGGCTGGGGGTGCGTCACGCTCCGGCGCCCACCGGGGGGCCCCAAGAACCCCGTTGTCGTGTGGGGGCCCAGAAGGGGTGGCCGGGCCAGACGGACCTGCTGCGGCGGCGGAGGCTCCTTCCGGGGCCGGAAGTGGAGTGGATGTGCCCTCGGAgggcggggctggggctggtgggGCGGGCGGGCCTCGGAAGGGCGCTTCTCGCGGCGCGggtcggcggcggcggcggggggcggCGCGGAGCCGGTTTGCCGCCGTCTGGCCCAGTCGCCGCGGTTGCAGGGCCGGAAGGTCGGGGGCGCGCGCGAGGGGACTCCCCTTGGGAGTCCCAGAAGTAGCGTATTTTTCTCTTCCCGGGGCAGTCACGATTTGAATGGAAGGAAGCCCGTTGGCTGGGCAGGTCAGGGACTGGTTTCTGACCGCTCCGACAGGCCGcgtctcctcacctgtaaaataggggCAGTGACACTCCCAAGGTGGGATCGTCCCATGGGCTGAGGCGGTTCTTGTCCGCGCCCTGCCCCTCCTCTCAGCGCCTCTGTCCCCCAAGGCAAGGATTCTGGGGGCCCTACAGAGCGCCAGGGTCGGGTCCCGGCTgggcagaaatgagaaaaacaagagaCGGATCTGAGCGTAACAGGCGCAGATTCTATTACGATTCTCTAACACGCATACAGAACACGTTTTACGTGATATGAGTAGAAACGGCATTCTGTATTTTAGATCTGGAAAGGCGTGCACCACAGATGCTGGCTGACTGATCTAAGCCAGCCACAGGTCTAAGCTCTGCATATGGGACCGTTTTTCTTCTTGCCAAAGAGCGTTTTTTCCTTTGAGAGTGAGCATGGACCATTTGTTAAGAATCAAGCTCCTCCAAGGCACGGAAGGAGACCCAACTACCAAAGGTTGGGAACGTGCTGGTCACGGTACGTAAGTAAGAAATGCCTGAGATTTAAATGCACATGACCTTTGTCAGGGTGTGTGCTTACAGGAGATAACCCCAAAGCTCACACCTGTTTTAGCAGACGCTGTGGGTACCGGAGAGCTGAAACAACCAGACTGTCCCCACTAGGGACAGTTAAATAAATCAGCTCTGCCACACCAGCTCCACAGCCCATTCGAACGCAGGAGGCCCTGTTGTGTATAAGATGAACAGCCCCCTGGGATAGCGACTAGGACATGGCATAAAACTGTGTGTTAAAGGGGGGCATTGACAGCGTCATGCTTTAAATTCGCTTATAGCTTCGACTACATTACAAAGATGAGCTCGCACAGTCCTAACAACATCGTGatgtaggtattattatcctcattttacagaggagaaaactgaggcacgcGGAGGCCATGTACTGGACTGTTTTTAGTATGATACTCAGAGGATGACCAGGCTGTCCCGCAGGCTCCTTTCGGGACCTATAGGCAAGTTAGAGTCAGGTGCTCCATCTTCTAGACCTTTATTTACCAGAAAATTGTCGTAATAAATATCCAAGTGGCCCATCTTTGGTTTCAAACAAAGTTATAATAAAGTACAGAAACATTTCAAAAGGATTAGAAGATTCGCAGTATGAGGTGTAAGATGTCAAGGTGTAAGATGTATGCCCACTACAGAGGGCATCCCGTGTCTCCTTGGGCTTTTCTGGTGCAATGCTCCGTGCAGCATGCTAAGCCTTCCTCCCTGTCATTTACTTTCTCCCTTCTGCACAGAAAGTGCTTCAGCTGGGCACATACTGCCCCCTAGGTGACAGGTCCCTGTCTCCCTTAGAGCTGTTTATGACCACGTGACATGTCCTAAAGAACCACAGGAAGCAATGGGTGTGATTTCTGGCCCCGTGCTTGGTGGCAGTTGGCCTCCCTCAGCCCTTTTCTCTGTCCTAAAGGGTGGAATATGGACCCTGGCCACGAGCTTTCTTTGAATCTGTGAATCATGGCAACATCCTAGGGAGGTGAACGGGGAGGAAGGAGCCGAGTGAGCCTTCCTTTGGGTCTTGGTCTGGCTCAGAGTGCCGTGGCCAAGTCTGCTGCACGAGATGCCTCGAGACATACATTTAAAGGGTCTTAACTAACGTGCACAGTGAACGTACCCAGGGCCAGACACTGTAAGAAGTAAATCACATATTATCAACCCAACAGCAAAGGGAAGCTGAGGCTGCGAGGGAGCGGCAAGAACGCCCAGGGCTGCAGAGAATCAAAGGACCACAAACAGGCGTTCGGATGCAGGCTGGCTCCAGTCCTATACTCTTGCCATTTGGGTCTTGTGTACAATCACAGGACCTGCTCATCTCTCCGATCAGCTCTCTCTCAccactttctctccctccccctgtaCCATTGAAGTAGGGCAGAGAcacgggacaagcatcatgatcaATTTTCCAAAAAAGCTGAGATATTAATGACATAATAAAAACAGGTGAGACACCATTTTAAAGtcaagattccattttaaaaagcagggagTTGAGAATTTAGATTTCCAACATAGCCTTTAGTAATCAACCGACAGCCTACCTAGGGCAGGGCAAGCAGGCCTAAGTGATATGTCCCCACttcttgagggtaaccactatcttggagaggaactggatcaataaattccctttttaaagtctatcttacagaattatctagaggacctGCTATAGATGAGGACATAGTGTCCttcactggagagagacatcatgagaccacaaatCAAGCCTACACCCAACAAACCCCCTCCGCCCTtttccccattcttgaaagccctaaaagacagaatccccagcctTTCATTGTGCCTCCTCTCTAAGGATGCCTGTACTTTCCTTTCTTGAATTGTGTACTTTTACATGAAGCTATTTCCCTGCTAAAATTATTGCATTTTGTGTCttggctatttcattctatttccaagtcttcactctgtctctgctttactcctgataattacggaggggctgctgagaactctgatttgggcctgcaagtttaGGTCCCCTTggtgacctggatggaactgcagctgtGCGATCTGCTTTTAGGAGCCTGCCCCTAAATCTCCTTTCTTTAGGGAGTTCTCAGAACATACTCTCACTCCATTTTGTGCTCCATGgatcccccaaatcctggggtggtaggggctagttCCCATGCCACaaagatccaagtggacacaggacACCAGgttgaccctggctttaggagttggcgaGAGAATCCACCCTATGCCGAgaaggagttcaatgaactttcccTCCTTCCGTCTGCATCTCCTTGTTCTCAGGTGCCTGCAGAGCAGCTGCCGTACGTTACTACTCTCGTTCTaaagaattccttccttacctatactcgTCTGACCTGTGTGAGAATtgtttcttgttcagagtcaaaaACCTTCctctgtccaggttgaggtttctcctagtgttTCACCTGGTGCCCAGGGAGAGAACCCCAGACACGGCTGCCCGGCAACACCATCATCTTTGCTGCAGTGTCCCGGCTTTCTTCCCGACGCAGTGCAGGCACCTCGACAGTGGAGCTCTTCAATAGGCACCTCTTAGCTAACAGTAGCAGTGGAAACCATAATGACATGCATATTCCTCCACTTACTGCTGCGTACTCTGAATTCAGAAGACTGCATCTCATGGAATCATCACTTCAGCGGGACTTGGAAATTGTCCATGACCACAGAGCTAGCCCATGAGTTGTAAAGCCGAGATCTGCACCTAGTTCTATGCACCTGCACCCTCTTAACACTCATGCACAGTACCCAGAATATAGCAGTTGCTCAACAACTGTTTCATGAGTAACTTAAAAAATCTAGTGGCTATCTGAATATAGACAATCTAGAAAACAAGATCGTTGCCCCTCTGGCCAGTGCCCCATCAAGCCATACAGAAAACACAACAGCTGGATTCCTCCTGTCTGTCAAGGGACACTGTGACCTTCAGCCACCCTCTTTCCTGGTCCATGATAGACACACCACAAGGAGGTAGGTCTGCACCCTGGCCAGTGAGGCTGCAGAAACCTGCACTTCTTTGTTCTTGTCCAAGTGGACCTAAAGACAACACTAAAACAGGACCTACCAAGAAGGGTTCCAGTCAGGTTAATCTATAGCTCTCTCTGTAGGGACCCCCCAGAATGAAACCAGAGTCCTCTCGTTGCTATTCCTCAGCTAACTTTTCTAGGATTGGGCCTTTGTTGCGCTCTGTTAAGGCTGTGGGAGGGATAACCCAGTCTGTCTTGTGCCTCCTGAGACTGAGGTGGGCCTAGGGAAATGTCAGCTCCTCTGGTGTCCAGAGAGAGCATCCTGAGAGGAGGATTTGAGACCAGAGTAAAGGCCCCCAGTAAGGCTGCTCTCGTAAGCCTCTGACCTTCTGGAGGGCCTTGGGTTTGCTGCCATCCTGATCTTCCACCACCAAGCCCAGTTTCT
Coding sequences within it:
- the LOC108398340 gene encoding 5-hydroxyisourate hydrolase-like isoform X4 — encoded protein: MAQGTGMESLSSPLTTHVLDTASGLPAQGLCLHLSRLEEHGKQWTELRRSYTNSDGRCPGLLPPGQMKAGTYKLSFDTEGYWKKRGQESFYPYVEVVFTITNETHRFHVPLLLSPWSYTTYRGS
- the LOC108398340 gene encoding 5-hydroxyisourate hydrolase-like isoform X2 produces the protein MSSGAASRLRALHGHLGSPEGTGMESLSSPLTTHVLDTASGLPAQGLCLHLSRLEEHGKQWTELRRSYTNSDGRCPGLLPPGQMKAGTYKLSFDTEGYWKKRGQESFYPYVEVVFTITNETHRFHVPLLLSPWSYTTYRGS
- the LOC108398340 gene encoding 5-hydroxyisourate hydrolase-like isoform X3; protein product: MGRSHLGSVTAPILQGTGMESLSSPLTTHVLDTASGLPAQGLCLHLSRLEEHGKQWTELRRSYTNSDGRCPGLLPPGQMKAGTYKLSFDTEGYWKKRGQESFYPYVEVVFTITNETHRFHVPLLLSPWSYTTYRGS
- the LOC108398340 gene encoding 5-hydroxyisourate hydrolase-like isoform X1, translated to MESLSSPLTTHVLDTASGLPAQGLCLHLSRLEEHGKQWTELRRSYTNSDGRCPGLLPPGQMKAGTYKLSFDTEGYWKKRGQESFYPYVEVVFTITNETHRFHVPLLLSPWSYTTYRGS